Genomic segment of Perca flavescens isolate YP-PL-M2 chromosome 7, PFLA_1.0, whole genome shotgun sequence:
GGCCTCAATTTGCATTTTAAAGCCACCTCCTGACATGTAGCCTACTTGTTGTGGCTCTCTGTTGGATGCCTGCTGTCCATCTGCCTTCCTGAATTGGCCAAAGACAGCTTTTCCTAACAGGCATCTCAATGGTAGCTTCTGTATTATTAACATGCAcagtttggtgtttttattatgaGCTCAAGCCATTGTTATGACTCATTACTCAACAACTAAATTTGCagaatgattacattttttcttttcagaaatTAGGAGACAAGACCTGGGCAAATCCTGAAAGTACCTCATCTGTGACAGTCTCCTGGTGATGGTCACGCCCATATTGGACATTGCAGAAGATGTCACCTGGCCTGCATGAGAGAGACCCTCCCGTGTCCTCATATATCTACAGGTAGAAAGAAGTAGTAGACGTCAGGACGTGAATGGATGTgacacttacagtacagtacacacagAGTACAAAGGTTTAAATTCCCACACGCTCACAACAGAAATTAAGCAGTTAACAATAGGCTCATATACGTCAATGGCCACGATCCATGCGGCTGCACAAGGCTGTTTCAAAGAAACGCTTCAGGCTAGCCCTGCCTCTCAATACTACTGCTCCTTATGCTAAGTCTGGCTGTAAGGCTATTAACAGAGCACCGATCCTATTTGACCTGAAAAATCCCATCACTTGTTTCTTAGAAGACAATCCTCTTTAACATGTgagcacataaaaaaacattgggaaacCCCTGCGCTATAAAATGCAGTactgtgtgttttagtttttcaggATAGGATGCAACATGATGACCAACACTTACATGTTGGAGTGACTGATGTCCTCCAAAGTGGCAGAGGCTCTGAGATATCTGAAACAAGAGCAGAACATGCACAAGTTGACAGGTTATGACCCTGACTTATGACAGAGAGCACGACAGGCGTCAGTGTGCTTTCCATGGTTATGTAACCAGGTCTGTCGCAGCACAGGTTGGGTGTTTTAAGCCAGGTAAGACTATAGAGGTATGTAGTGGAGTTTTTAGCCATCCAACACGCCTTGCCTCACAATGAAAATGGCAGTCTAAACATGCAACGCTTATGAGGGTGCCAGCGCACTTACGGGGCTGAGATCTGGACGTCTTGCCAGCCTTTGGACAGGTTCTGTTTGATGTTACTGAGCGGGCTCATACCAAGCTGCCTCTTGATGTCTGCGGCATATTTTTCTCTGACCAAAAGCACCTGCCGCAAGGTCTGAATTTCCTCCTCCACCTAGAAAAACACAAACCAGTTAAATCAATAGAGACACAAAAGTCAGCAGCAGATGCTGTTAAACATATTTACTTTTTGTGATTAATAGCCTAAAAATCACCTTTTCAAGTTCAAAACGTAGATTGTCTATGTCCTCCTCGCTTAGATCTGAGGCTGAGCATCCATTTTCTGTTATCCCCGTGGAGAAGCTAATGGATGGTGAAGCCCCACCAAAACCTTACAAAGAAGCATGggaaaatagatagatagatagatagatagataggaacAGTAAATATCCCCAACCTATAGGACACCCTAATATTACAGTGTGTGggtaaataaatatgaatatacgacgaatatatgaatataaatatagcTACATTTGTAGAGTAGTTATTGGATACAGTAGTCCCTCTGAAACCTCCCAGAGGCATGGAGAAAATGTTAGATAACCTAGTCATAAATATTATATAGCTAGTCATAGGCTATATCTTTAATTGTTGTGTACTTTTATATAACGTTATtgtcaaataaattaaaaactgcAATAGTTATATACCAGTAACAGATAGCAGTACAGTCGGTTTCATATGTTGAGTCAACGCAATCGGAGCTGTCCTTAGTGCTGAACTTCACTCTGCTAACTGAACAGCTAACGTGACTTGTTGCTCACggagctaagctaacgttagctagcgtcgacagcagcacaaacacacaataaagtTAAACACGTTAGCTGCCGACTAAAACTAACCGAGATATTTGGGAAAATTAATTGCACGGTGCTGTAAAACCAACGTGAGATTGTTTTACCTGGTCGGTTCATCGCTGCTTCACTTTTACCTCCGGAGTGTTTTGACTAGCTTAGCTACAAACAACCTCTGTCACCATCCAATCATGTCAACTCAGAGGCGAACAGGAGGCGGGCACACAGAGGATCACAGAGCTATCATTGGACTGATGTTGTTCACATGTGTGACGGTGTGCGATACCATAGGCTAAGTATATCCAGCATTCA
This window contains:
- the LOC114559210 gene encoding tumor protein D54, encoding MNRPGFGGASPSISFSTGITENGCSASDLSEEDIDNLRFELEKVEEEIQTLRQVLLVREKYAADIKRQLGMSPLSNIKQNLSKGWQDVQISAPYLRASATLEDISHSNIYMRTREGLSHAGQVTSSAMSNMGVTITRRLSQMRALPLPSPPRTLSHTMSVPTMRHSSTFKSFEEMVGNVKDKMSGSQTMDNGNTSGFERRSSRT